agagggacagggagaaggggaagaagaagaatgatTCCCCTTCTGGAGCCTATGGGGGTGGCTGAATGTGGCTTTGTCTTTCCTGTCTGGCCCCGGGCCCCGGGTCCCTCAATCCCCTTGTGTGTCTGTCTTCCCCTTCTGTATCTGtgatgcccccccccccccccccccgtgggcCCAGGACCGCCCCCTCCGAGTCTGCCGTGGGCCCACAGCTGGCTGCCGCACTGTCTGTGTTGCCGTGTCCATCCTTCCGTCCCCCCCTTCGCACGGCGCTAGTGGCTGGCTGGGAACGGCTCCGGCTCCTGGGCTTGTCCGGGCTCAGGGACCCCAACCTTGTCCCCCCAGATCCAGAAGGAGCGGCTGGAGCAGCGCTCCCTGCAGGTGTCTGTGGGACAGTCTCAAAGAGCGCTGGCGAAACTGAAGCGGGGTGAGTGaggggccggggggggggggggcaggtgcCCGCCTACCCCCCACTAGGAGGGGTCACTTGTTGGGGTCACAGTAGGGGGAGGACATCTTCATCTCCAGCCTCCTTTCCCGACTGCTGGAGGCGCCTTTCtatcctcctcccccctctccctccctccagtaTCCCACCTCGTGCTGCAGGAATGTGGGGAAGCCTTGCAGCAGCTTCAACTGGAACAAGACCTGCGCCAGCAAGCCGAGAGCTTCGCCCACAAGGTACCATCTGAGCCCTGCCCGGGGCTGGGCCGGGCAACATGGGCCCCATGAACAGAGGCGCTCGGGAGTTATAaagcacccactgtgtgccaCAGCGCTCTGCTAGCCCCGGGGGTGTAGACAGAAGGACAAGGCTCCGTCCTAGGATGGCCCTTGGATACTCTCAagctccccccccaccccacacAGCTGCCCCACGTCCGGCCCCAAGGACCGGCCACGGGGGGCTGTTTCCTGACTTCCCAATCTCACCCCCTTAGATGCTGGTGGAGAAGAAGGAGGCCCACCGGCAGAGCGCCATCCTCCTGCAGCACCACGCCCCCAGTGCCCAGCTGTCCGCGGCCCTGGAGGAGGTGGCCACCTTGGGCAGAGCCCTGGAGGAGGCAAAGCGCCAGAACAGGGAGCAGGTGAGGTGGCGGCGGCCTTCAGGACGGCCAAGGGCTGGCAGGCCGGGGCTTACTGACCCCCCGGTCTGGGCACCGAGGGGGGAGGAAGTTCAGAGCTCCAGACAGAGCCCCTGGCCAGTGACCCCCTCTGGCAGTGGTCCCTTCCGGCAAGGCCCACCGAGCCAACATCCCCGGAGCCAGAGGGTGTCGGGACCCCGAATCCATGGTTGCTGAAGTAGATTCATGGCATCCGGGATTTGGAGCTAAAAGATTCTGTAGAGCAGCAGGTAAAGcatagaaagacctgaattcaaatcccacctctttATGACCCTGGAAAAACTACTTcccttctgtgcctcagtttcctcacctgtaaaatgaaggggctggactCAGCCGAGTCCATAGGAGACACAGCAAAATGAAAGAGCATAAGGAGCCCCTGACTCCGAGCCGCTCGTGTTCTGCTGGAAAAACAACCTGCACACAGAGAACAACTACTACCACTACAAGCATTCATGTGGTACTTAatgtgtgccaagcactttacaattattatctcatttagacccattttacaggtgaggaaattgaggcagctaGGAGGTGTCATTTGAACTTCTTGACAATTCTGGTAGGTCGATGCTGTTatgatccattttacagatgaaaaaactgaggcaaacagcctAAGTGCCTCGCCTGCGAGCTAGGGCCACGTTGGGATGATCCTCACAGCGCGTTTGCAGCTTTCATCACATTTTGAACGCATTTGTTCACAgagaagcaaaaatgaaatatattccaAGCATTTTCATGGGAGAGCGCTaacggggggagggggggggaatcaGCAAATCAGCTCATGTAAAGGGGGCCTGGAGCTGCGTGAGGTGGAGGGGGCGGCATCCCAGGCAGAGGGGACGGCCTAGACAAAGGCTGGGAGGTGAGAGATGGAGTCCCCTCTGGGATCTCCTCCTTCCGTACACTCCTGTTTGTGCCTCATCATTCACCTGGCGCCTCCTCCGTGGGACCGCCGTCTCTGAGGCAGGGATGGCTCCTGCTTTTCCTATGAGCCCCCAGTGTTTCtctcagtgcctggcatacagtaagcgCCTAATCAATGCAGGTTCAATGACTGCAGAAGATTATTTTGGATGCGGCGCAGAGTTCTTGAGGGGAAGGGCAATGGGATGAGCCTGGAGAAGAGGCCCAGGCCTGAGGGGGCTGGAGGGGGCGGTCCCCTCACCCAGCGAGCCTCTGATCCGCCTTCCCGCCCTGCTCTCCCCCAAGGCCGAGAGGCTCGGAGGCGGAGGCCGGGTCGCCCCCTTGCTGACTTTTTGTCCTGCTGACCCCAGGCAGCGTCCTGGGAAGCGGCCCGGGAGGAAGCGGGCGGCCTCCGGCTGCAGCTGAAGGAGGCCGAAGAGAAGAACTCCCGGCTGGAGGCCCTGGGTGCGTTCTCCGGGCCCCTGGGCTGCGGGGAGACTGAGGCACGggaacggggggggggggaggggcggcGCTTCGCTCCTGGGGGCCTCTGGGAGGGGCTGCAGTCACGGGGGGGCCCGGAGACTGCGGAGCCCATTCCCGGCCTTTGTCCACAGTCTGTGCCCTGCAAGAGAGGGTGACGGGGGCCGGGGCCCCGCCCCAGGAGCCAGAGGCCCCGCCTCCGGCCCCACCCCCGCCGCCGCCCCCCCCTGCCGCCGCCCTCTGCGCCCCCGCCGGAGTAAGTGTCACCCCGGAGGTGATGGGGGGCAGGGCGAGCCCGGGGGAGGCTGGGGGCGGGAGGGAGGGGAGCCGGGGAAGGGGGCATCCCGTGTGGGGGCGAAGGGGGAGGCCCTGCTGAGCCCCTCCCGCCCCGCCCCCAGCCCTCTTCAAGCCATCCGGATGCGGCGAGCCCCGAACCCCCGAGCAGGTCagtgaggggagggggagaggggaatgaCGGCGGGGGCCCACAGTAGGGGACACCTTTAAGGCGAATGTCAAACATGGCCTTTATGTGTAAGGGGGAAAGGGCCCAGGAGGATGCTGGGGAGGACacgggaaggggaagggaggccCGGGTGGAGGAGGACGCGGAGTCCCTTCTCACGGGCCTCGGCCCCTCCCCCAATGCCCACCACCCGCAGCCCCCGCAGCCCCCTCCCTGGAAGACAAGAAGGCCAAGGCGGTGCAGGAAATGATGGACAGGATCCGCAAGGGAGTCGTGCTGAGACCGGCCGCCAGAAAGGACCCCGGGCAGGTACGGGCTCCCTGCGAAGCCCCGCCTCCGCCCTCCCACCCAGCCGCCCGCGGCCCATGGAAGGGCAGGGGGCAGCTCcatttcagtttactcatctgtaaaatggggagatggGTTCTGCTGCCATCCAAGAGGAAGCTGAGTGGCACAAAGGATGGAACCCTGGCTCTGAGCCTGGGACacacaccagctgtgtgactctcagAAAGACGCTTAACCTCcgctttcctcagtttcctcatctgcaaaatgggcatgCACCTCcctcacagaattgttatgaggCTCAAGTGATCATTTTGGAAAAGTTCTTAGCACAGcagccaggcacatagtaggtgctgtgtaaatgttagctattatagaGTGTTTaacaagtgcctggcacataataggtgctgtGTAAATGTTAActtttgcctggcacatagtaggtgctatgtaaacATTAGcttttgcctggcacatagtaggtgctgtgtaaatgttagctattatagaGTGTTTAacaagtacctggcacatagtaggtgctgtgtaaatgttagctattatagaGTGTTTaacaagtgcctggcacatagtaggtgctgtgtaaatgttagctattatagaGTGTTTaacaagtgcctggcacatagtaggtgctgtgtaaatgttagctattatagaGTGTTTAacaagtacctggcacatagtaggtgctgtgtAAATGTTAActtttgcctggcacatagtaggtgctatgtaaacATTAGCTTTTGCCTGGCACGTACAAACCCAGGAAGGGGGGAGATAAACGAGACATCTAGTTTTTACGGCCCATCATGTGAGGGAAGAAGCTCAGAGTAAGGCCACCCAACTCTGAGCGATCCCAAAGTCAGGGGAGGGCCTAGAGATGCCCCAAGATGCCCTTTCAGGGCAAAGAGGCACAGGAGGGTTCCGCTACAGGTCCAGTGACTGCATGGGGATGTTCTTGCCCGTGTGATTCTTTAGTCCCAAGGGAGGTTGCAAGTGGGAGAGAGGGTTTGAAATAAGTGACATAAAGATAAAATGGATGAATGTGGAGTCTGTGACcccttctttttatccccaggaCCGAAGCAAGCGTAGGAGTGCTGCAGTAGCAGAGCTACAGACCATACTGGTGAGAAGCCTACAACCGAGAGGCCgggagggaagggagggcaaACACGGTATTGTGGGGCAGGAGCCACTGAGAAGGTCCAGTCCTGACCAGACCCTCTTGCCCACAAGCAGAAGAGCTGGAAACTTACTGGAACCACACTAGAAGCTGACCTTGGGGAGGGCCCTGCAGAACCCAAAGGGGGTAGAGGAGGGGAGCACTAATGGTGGGATTTCAGGCACAGTGATGGGGCAGTTGTTTGGGGAGCCTATAGGATTTCAGACTGGGACATGAAGCCGCCTCCCCTGCCCCTCTCTACTATTCTCATCCTGGTTCAGCTCTGTGCCTCCAGGCGTTCTAGGAGGGTTGTGTCTAGTTCTCGATACCATCCCTGGGGCAGGGCTTTGACCAATTGGGCCAGAGGATAGTGACCAGGATGAGAAGGGCACAAAGGGCCATGCCATGGGAAGAGACACGAAGAAAACGAGAAGGGCCAGCTTAGAGAGGACAGGATGGGGGCATGTAATAGTTATCTTCAAGGATGGAGAGAATTAGGTTATTTTTGCTTGGCTTCTGAGGACATAAGCAGGAGTAATTAATGGAGAACACAGAGAGGCAAATGCTAGCTTTATACAAAGAAAATGGCCAAGATTAGAGCAACAGGAGGTGATGAGTTCACTGCCTTTAGAGGTATTCAAGAAGCCACATGATCATTTGTTGCTGCCTGTAGCCTGGTAAGAGCAGACATGCTCTGAGGCCATTGCCCGTCCCAGACTCCCTAACTCCCTGAAGAGTTCCCTTACAGAATGTTCAAGGATTGGGAGACGAGCTACTTGTGGCCTGGTTCCCttgctcccctccccttccctcgtGAAtggaggctgggggggggggtgtcttaCGGAGCTCTCCACCCCCAGGCTTCCAAATGCCGGCCCCTACACAGGGGCAGCAGAAGAAAGAAGAGCAGCCGGAAGGACCCCGACAGCCAGCTAGCGGCCATCCTGCAGAGAAGACGCCACCTGCTTGATTCTACTTCGGTGGGATCCCAGGATGGTTCAGGGGCAGGGGACAGAGGTGTGGTCCCCAAGGCTGAGGTTCAAGACTGCAAGAGCCAGGGTCAGCATGAAGACTGGAGTTCTGGGGACAGAGTCATTCTGAGACGCACGGCTGGGGCTAATCTAAAGGGCCTTCCTGGAGCAGGTCAGATGACCCTTTTATCTGGGCTAAAAAGCCATCAGGGGACTGAACATCGCTTTGCTGGGGAGTCACGGGAATGCCCACCAGGGCCAGCAGCAGCGGATCAGGCCTCCATCCCCCCAGCCCAGGTCAGCTTAAGGACCCCAGCTCCATCCAAGGCATCTGTCCTGTGGGGCCAGCCCGAAAACCTGTAAGGAAATCACGTTTCTTCCCCTGACCCCCTCACATGACCAGAATGTCCCAGGGAGGATgtggcaggaggaggaggagaatgaggagtGCCTGACAACTCGCTGAGATGCGGGATTGATCATTTTCTCCTTCTCAGAAAACAGACTTGGATTTCAAATGTCCTATCCCCCGTCCTCCCCCACTCAAGGGTGGGCTTTGCCATAGTCAAGGACACTGACTGctcaattatataaaaaatagcaTGTAAACCATAAAACTTTGAAAATGGAAACAATGACTGAGATGTTGCAAATTTTGAGGTGCGGTGTTATTGTCAGTATTATCGTCAGTCCTCATTGGGTAAGTGCCGACTGCCACTATTACAGAACTCTAGGATTTCAGAATTGGGGGTCAGAGGAAGTCAGTAACCTCCTTGTCCAATCCATGCACAAAAGGAAGCCTTGCCCTGACATATAACAAGAACTGGTCCAGTTACCAGCGTGGAGACCCCTGAAGTAAATcagtcaacaagcctttatttttaaatttttttattatagctttttattgacaagacATCTGCAGGGGTAATtcttcagcattgacccttgcaaaaccttctattccaactttttccctccttcccctaccccccGTTTCTGGCCCTGATTCCACCGCTAATTTATATATGTCCTTGGGTATATCTGAGGCCACAGATTGATTTTCTCGCCAATGAAGGAAAGGGTTTGGtatgggggcggggagggggcaCATGATTCATAAGTCACAGGACCGGGGTTCACATCTTACCCCTGGTGCTGACTCCTATATCCTCTTGGACAaactacttcagttttctcagtaaaGAGAAGGCTAGGTTAGAGGGCCTCTGAGACCCTGGCAAGCTCTCTGAAGGCCCTTCGGGACCTGATGTTTTATGAATTAGAGACACTTCCAGTTCTGACCCTTTGTGTTCTCAAATTCCTT
The DNA window shown above is from Sminthopsis crassicaudata isolate SCR6 chromosome 2, ASM4859323v1, whole genome shotgun sequence and carries:
- the LOC141554013 gene encoding shootin-1-like, with translation MQVTELLQEKKELSLQVQELRRQLKEQEDQIQKERLEQRSLQVSVGQSQRALAKLKRVSHLVLQECGEALQQLQLEQDLRQQAESFAHKMLVEKKEAHRQSAILLQHHAPSAQLSAALEEVATLGRALEEAKRQNREQAASWEAAREEAGGLRLQLKEAEEKNSRLEALVCALQERVTGAGAPPQEPEAPPPAPPPPPPPPAAALCAPAGPSSSHPDAASPEPPSSPRSPLPGRQEGQGGAGNDGQDPQGSRAETGRQKGPRAGPKQA